TCAATTATCTAGAtccatactaatccttttctttcgtttttgtgcatgaccatcgcatacgagtccgagggactcgtcttcttcggcattcggtgttgggccaaagcccaacatgactcctctctctgtccagccctctgtccgcagcaaaaaaaaaatagaaaaaaaaattctgggccaaagcccaatagacaggaaCAGATCCGCagcatatataaaaaaaagaaaggaattgCTGGGCTGAAACCCAACAGCAAACAGATCgcagctcaattggtgagaggtgtctcctttgggagaacaaaaggggagaggtcacaggttcgataccagccgctgcagcgtatatcgaattgtctgtgtctcttgctcatacaatacctgagtatgtcatgtcatgtcaagTCATGTTCATGGGGTCCAGATACCCAAGGGGTTCACAGTTGCATGCATGGGTTACACTtgctgtgggtcctcacagtgACGGCTGCACTTTAAAGTGATTCTAGGTTTTCCAAGTGATACATAATGAGTtgtaacatgttgtatatatattgggGAGCATATGGGAtgagatagagaccactcatcctTAAAACACGGTCACAGCAGCTTTGATGTACTAGTGTGCAGTGAACAGTGCAGCTTTACAGCTGTTACTATTGACGATGTGATGTACAGAGAGAACACATAGTAGACCAGGTCCCTCTCTGGTTCTCCAGTTGTGTgacaaatcatcaaaacatagaatGTAACACAACTTATCACTTTTGCACCTTAGCAGAAATGGGCTCTCAAATGCatctcatttaaaaaaaaaaaaaagaatcagttGTATGCCTTCAACTCAAAATAAAATCATTCACGTGCAAAACTTGAATAATGAACATATTTACAAATAACTTGGAGATATTAAAACAAGATAGAACTATATATGAGTGTAAACCCATATCAAATATGCTACTAGCAACCATTGGATACTTACTGCTAATACTTACATCTTTCATCTTAAAAATGAAACACATATATAATATATTCACACAAGGATATGATTTCTATTAAAATGTACAAGCTCAAAGAGAAGTTACCGATTTAAAACTATTTGTATCGGTACTAAACCAAAGAACTCCAAATCAAGATTAGCATTTTAATGACATGCTTATCTAACGTCCAGAGAAAAGTTATTTAAGACAACCAAATATTTCCAAGAATCAATTGTGAATGATTTTAAAACAGTAAAACACCATCAGCACTATAGCAGAGCTAAAATACTACACCATTtaatctatatatctatataaaagcAGGACATCAGCCCGGTGACATGGCGCAACTAAAATGTAGGAATTGTATTTATCTACTgttacaatttttttaattttccatgcTTTTCACAATTAAAGAATAAAACCATTCGCGTAATTAACACCGCTTTACGAACCCACCCGTTTCCTCAGTCTCTAAATTGTTTACGTCTTTCCTCTCTTTCTGTATTCCTTCTCTACCATTTAAATCTATAGTAATCTTGCTTCAGGTTTGGTGGATTTTCTGACTTCCTCTGTTCCTTGCTACACTTACTTCTATAAACGTCTCTCCAATGGGAATACAAGTGTTCACCAATTTATTATGAGAAAAAGCCAAATCAACACGATATGCTTTTTTTTACGCCCATGCCGTGTACGAAATGCCCTGTCGAGAGATATTGCCCACGCCTTCAGGAAATGGCTCTAAAACCGTTCAACATATGGATTTTGATGTACCTTTAGCCTTGAAGAAAATAAATCGAAGAGTTAAGAGGAGAAGTCTAAGGTTATTAAAATTCTACTTCTAATTCTACTTGCCGCTCATGTTTCAGTCCCCACATAGTTCCTGTATTTCATGTTTTCCAGGCCCTTTTTTGGTTTATCTTGATTTTCCGAATGGTAGGTATTGCCTCTTCTCAGAGACCTCTCGATTCGAGGAATATAGTGCTTGAAGGTATTTTGTTATTTTACTTTTCCCTTACTGTCTTTATTTATAAGTAGAAATTTCAGTTTGCATCTTAGTTTCTGATTCATGTACTGTGAATAACAATTAAATGATATGCTGGCTTCATAATATCTGTGATCCAGATGACAAGAAAGTGAATATTTCTAGGGAACTAAAGGAACAGATGTAAATAACACATGAAACTTTTCTTGGATATTGAGAAGGGAACAAAATGAGAGTTCCAATTTATGGTGTATGCCTTACATGAACTTTTACTGCCTCGATCTTACCTAATTTGTCGACCTACATTAATTTACACAGAGATTAAGAGGGAAGTTTCAAAATGTGAAAAGGTGGAAAAGTTAGTAGAAAGGTTGGACATCAAATTTGAGCTACTTACGTTAGTATTAGGAAGTCAATTAAAATGGGTTAATGGGACTACATGCTATCATCGTGTATCCAAGCGTTTAAATGGCCACATTGAGTCTCTTCACTTATCAGAAccaaaaaaaatgacaacatTGAAGTTCATATTATTAGAATTTTGGTATTGATGAAATCAAGCACAAATCATGTTGATAGAACTTGGTTGTTTGCAACTCGGTCGTCTCAGGTAAAAGTTTTATAATCTTAGATGTGTCATGATTGACTTCTTTGGACTGTAGAGAATTAGTAGCTCCAAATATTGGAATTAAAGGGTTAACTGCTATATAAAATACTTGGGGAGGGGGGCATATGCTGCTTAGTTCTGAATTCTCTCACTTCTAAATATTGATTAATTTTTTCCTTAAAAAACTTTGATTTATGGTACATGGGCTCAATTTTTCTGCTCTTTGGGTGGGTGGCTGGCTCAGTAAACATTAGAATCTAGGAGTATCCTGGTGTATATGTTGCATGCTACATTGGAAAAGCATTCATGAACCGTGTTTTATACTTTTGTTATATGTGAAGATTTTATGCAAGAGTGCTTAGAAATGGTGCAAGTTTTTATAAGCCTGTTAGAGCATGCTACTGGTCATTCTATAGTCATAAGGCTGGTTTCCCATATAGCACACTGTGTTTGCTACACTAGCAATATACCAACACACTTTGTTCTCATGTGAAAATTGTTTTTCCCAAGTAATGTCTTCTCCAATTATGGGCTACTAATCTACAATTACAGAGATAAAACTTGAACCGTGTCCATTCTAATTCTAGGAAATTTTCCTGAGTCTTTGTAATTTAAGTTGCCGAAATTCTAAAGGTCATAGGACCAGCAAAAAGACTTCACTAATCTTCGTACTGGTTCTCATAAAGCAATTATCCACTGTGATGTGAAGTCCTCAAATATATTGCTTGACGAAAATCTCCAGGCTAAAGGTTTTGATTTTGGATTATCAAAAATTTGGAATCGATCAAACACATGTTAGTACTGTAGTGAAAAGAAGTCTTGGATATCTTGATCCAGAGTATTTGACAAGGCAACAACTAACTGAGAAATCTGATGCCTATTCCTTTGGGGTTGTAATGTTTGAAGTCCTCTGTGGCAGGCCTGTTATTGATCCATCTCTTCCCAAGGAATCATTAAACTTTGTCGAACGGGTGATAAAATGTTTAAAGACTAGAGAATCATAAGCAATCATTGATCCTGGGATTCAACGTGAGAAAACACCAGAATCGTTGATGAATTTGTAAACACTGCGGAGAAATGCTTGGCTGAATATGGTGCAGATCGACTGAGTATGAGAGAAGTTTTGTGGAGGTTGGAATATGAATGGAAGCTTCAAGGAAAACAccaacaaacaaaacaagagaaCAAGATCCCAGATAAGTTGGATAACTGTGTTACAGCATGGGAAGTATGGCTAATCAGTAAAGTTTTTGCCAAATGAAATCTGAAAACAAAGACTTATGTGACATATGTTACATTCTGCCTATGGATTGTACATTtgcattctcttttctttagATTTTGTATTATAACATTGACTTCTGTTGCACGATAGATTAGCACAAACCATCTGGTTGAGAATTATAATTTATGACCGCACGAAGCACGGGCAAATTACCTAGTTCATAAATAAAATTAAGCGGatacacaaatttatttcaatGAAACAAAGAAGATAAAAAAGGGACCTTAAATGTGGAACGGAAAAGTCGAACGGGAACCAAACTCGAACTCTCAAAGCTATTTTGCTAAAatactcttcttcttttttactgAAATTGTTCTTTTTTGTTGTTGCTCTCTCtgttttattcttttaaaaaaaaacaacaacaacaacttacacctataaatatttATGCTTGTGGTACTACAGATTTGGTTTTAGCGTATAAACATTCAAATCATACTATCAAGTGCAAACTTTTTAACGAGAAAACTCAAGTAATCTTAGTACCCCTGAAACATCGAACCAAATTCCACCCCATAGCATGTAAGCTGACTATTATTTTATAGACATGCATAGGAATACAAAATCTCAACATACATCATATTATAACGTCAAAGAATGATAACCGGTTAGACACGTACAAAATCTGAGAAAAACTTCATGACGTTGGAATAAGGTCTCACCTAATCGTGACATTTAAACGAAGATTGAGTGTTACCTTTAGCAAGATTAATTCACAATAAGAGAAAACGGCTACAATCTACTTATTTTCAAAGTTAACCATAGCTAACTTTCAGGTCCAAGAACTCGAAACCGCAAAAGAAAACCTGGAACTCCAACATCAAGTACGAACCAAAATTCCAATGAATATATTTTTTTACTCTCAAAGCTCTCTCTCTATATTTCTTTTGCTCTCtgtatctttcttttttttttggttgtacTGTGTTGCTGTGTATATATAGGTGAGGTGTATAGGGTTTGTGCAAGTGTGTGCTAGTGAAAATAGGGACGTGAAGGAGTGGGAGAATGGGGGATAAGTTTGGCTGAGAGTTCTTTAGGTAGAAGAGACTTGAGGGAGAGCAGTTAGGGGGTTAGTTTTAGGTGGGAGTGTTGAGGGGAGAAAACGTGAGGCAGTAGAGGATTTAAGGGAATTTTTGGATTTGGTGGGTTCTGGTGAGTTTATTTTTTACTCTTTTTTAGGTTAGCTTTTGATTTACTTtgttttttttcctctttcttttggCCCTTTTTATGTTTAAAAGATAAAGATAAAATATCAACTAACTATGTTTAGACTAATAAAAATATAGAAAAGCTAAATAGTTAGTCCAAAATAAAatgtaaataagaaaaatattaaaacCACTAACTTATTTATTAAAATCTAAATTAgaaggaaaatatatattttttgtaaattttcttttcttttgaaaatGATAAAAGAAATGTGGCTCTATTCTTGTagtttttgatttattaaaattaacacctacttaaaaaaaaattaaaatatctaaTCTAGACATAAAAGAATTATTTAAATGCTAAAATGGTGTAAAAACTTATGTTCGGTCATAAATTAGGTGTTTACAATTTGAATAGCCTGATTGTTCATAAATTTCAGCTTGTACTTTTCCATTGTAAATTTTCTATATACTATTTGGACACACGTTCATGTTCGGAGACTAGTATAATAAAATCATCAAGAACTAGAACACACTTTTGTAAGCTCTAATTTTTTATCTATAAGTTAGATAACTTTTTTTAAATTATGCATTTTATTAAAAGATTGTTACTTTTAAATATAACAAAGTTTACAATAATGGCTAGCTAGACTATATGTAGGCACATTTTTTTAATACATAAGGGGTAGGGGTAGGAGGAGTGGAAATGGGGGAGGGAATTACAAGGTGAGAAATCGAATCCTCACCAACAAGGTAAATGCAAGTAAAGTTCAGGTAACTAACCAACAAAGCTACTAAGATCCCCTAAGCACATGTACTAGAACTAGTACTGACAAAGAAAATAAGTAAACTCGGAGAAAAGGTTATTATGTCTAAGGATGTTAACGAGGATATAACTCAGATATTGACGCCTCATTTTGTGATGAACCAATAGATTTACTTTTGGCTAGTTCACTAGAGTCTGTCATTCTTGTGTTGTATTCTTGAATAAGCGACATCTCTGCGCTAGTATTGCTGTGCCTATAGTATGCAGGCCCTGAAGGCACTGGAAGACTCATAGAGAGGCTACTGATCATGAGAACAACTGCTGCCATGGTTGGTCTATCAGCCACATTTTCTTGAACACACAATAAAGCAATGTGAATGTATCTCATTATGTCCCGAACGAGTCCTGAGGTTCCCCTCAGCATTGGATCTATAAAATTTATAGCTGTTCCATTCCGCCAATTCGACCAAGCCTGCGATAGATCAACTCTCAGAATCAGAcgaaatcatatatcatattgaGTATTGCACGAAACTTAAGAAAAAAACATTAAATAGCCTTACTCATAAAAGTATTTGTCTTCAAAAAATATAAGAGCATTTGTCAATTTTATCTTAAACATCTCACTTAATTAGCACTCAACTAGTTGGAGCGGTAAGGTTGAATTTGAGAAAAAGTAATAGTAATTGATTCTTGTTTTCCTAAAGCATAAAATATTTTGGAATAATGTAATTCACCAATATTTGGGAGGTAAGAGATAAACATATTTCATACTCCATAATGCATGTAGCAGATCCCAACTAGTTTAGGATTGAGGAATACTTGATTGATTGACCAGTTACTTACATAGCTCAGAAGATCTTTCACGGATTCTCCATTTCTGAAACTAGTGTTTTTTTGTCCACTTAAAATTTCTAAGACTAGTACTCCAAAGCTAAAAACATCTGATTTTACTGAAAATTGCCCATGCATTGCATATTCTGGTGCCATATATCCACTGCCAAACAAAATTCAATTGTTAAAGTTCTTTGTACACATATATTTTGCACTTCTCATTGACAGACTAAGGTAAAAGGCTAAATATTCAGTTCTGTCGGTTTAGTAGTCCAAACAGTGGGATAAGCAAAACTAAATGAACTGTCAAAACAGGGAACTACTTGATGTTATAAGTCAGAACTACATGGTTCATTAAGGAATTTGGACATTTTTCAATGAACTTAGGAAGTAAAAAACATTATGCTGCAATTTATACAAGTAATTGGGTTGTTATGGACTCCTTTTGAtgtctgcttttttttttttctccttccgCCTTTCCTTAGTTAGAATGTATCCCACTGTAATGTGAAGACAAATCTTAGACCATTGATCTATTCTTAGCTGAGCAAACAGCAAGTTTTGATGAGTTAAGACCTATATCTTATATAATGATGCCGAGATCATATCTAATAAACCACTCTGAACAATGAATTCATATGCCgaaaagaaaaagattttttttttgttctagacAAAATCAAATTTAGCCTATTCATTTCCAGAACTCTGTTTTGGCAGAAGATCATACTTCTGGAAATGAGCTTCATTTTATCATCAGAGGTTGCAACTTTGTAGTGACCAAATCAAGAATAGAACTCTGGATATATGACCATTCATCTCGAATAACACAAATTTTAGACACCACCAAAGTCCTAGATCAACAATATTGAGGTAACCACTCCTGAAGAGATCACAATGACATGCAAAATCCATATTCTAATAACAATTCAAGGAAAGATTTGCTTTTGTCTCGAGGCAGCTTTTATTCTTGCTAAATAGTTAAAGAAGAATTCCCAGTGGTATGAAAAGTACCAATCTATCTGATGAGAGATGTAAAACTTACTAGGTCCCAACAATTCTGCTTGTGTTGCCTTGAGTTTCATCCAATGTAAACAGCCTTGCCATGCCAAAGTCTGAAATTTTTGGATTCATTTCTGCATCAAGTAGAATATTACTAGCTTTGAGATCACGATGAATGATCCGAAGTCTAGAATCCTCATGAAGGTAAAGAATTCCCCTAGCAATGCCTCCGATGATTTTGGATCGTCTTTCCCAGTCCAATTGCTTACATTTAACTGAATCTGCGAACGAGATGAAGAATAACTTATGAGTTAGACTTCTATACATTGACAATATAAAAAATTTTTAATCTTAAGTGACTTAAAAGATTACTACATGAAACTGCTCATAATAAGTGCAATTAGTTTTATGGTTAATAAGGCAGACAACCGGACAATATATCAAATTACATAGACAGAGTAAGTGTTCTATTAATTAGACTGTTAGTGTATATAAGTTAGATTCATAATTATTTAGATTCATAATTATTGATGCTCAAGCTCAGATAAAAATTAAGCAATACATACCAAATAAAAAGTGATCAAGGCTTGCATTGGGAACAAACTCGTAGACAAGAAGTCTCTCTGTTCCATCTAGGCAAAATCCCAGCAACCTAACCAAATTCCTGTGTTGAAGTCTGGCAACCAACAAGACCTCATTTTTGAATTCTAGATTACCTTGACCTGAATCTGCTGACAATCTTTTCACTGCTACTTCTTGTCCATTTGGAAGCTTACCCTGAAACATATGAGAACAAATTggaaaaattataaaataaacaACAATTTGGTGTTATGCATTTCAATTTGGTGTTATACATTTAGGAGTTTACTTATATATGTCAGTGGAAAGATATTTTGTACTATAGAAGTTAAACTCATGCAACGATATGTAAGCTTAATCACCTTGTAGACGGGACCAAATCCGCCTTGTCCCAACTTATTAGCATTTGAAAAGTTATCTGTTGCTGCTTCAATTGTAGAAAAATCATATTGCAAGGATTCTGCGGTGCTAAAATCATCCCCCTGTATATCTTCATAACATAGTAGTAATAACACACAACAAATTATTGAATGATGGTCATAAGAATTCAACCTTCCTTAATTATTGTTTGTTTATAGTTTAAGCTTACTCTGAATTCCTTTCACTGGCTTCCTTTTACGCCTCCTCATCAAGATGACAGAAAGACAAATAATGAGAATAACAATTGTAACAGTTGgcacaacgataatgatgattgttCGTGATGTTTTATCATCCTTCCCCGTTGGAGCTGTTTTATCATCCCTCCCTGTTGGAACTGTTTTATTATCATTCCCTAGAAAATTGCTTCAATTTAGTTAAATATCAATTTTTAACTACTACTCATGAGAAAATAAGTTTCTATCTTCCCATTCCCAATTCACTTGCCTTTTCAGGGTATTTAAGAAACTATGCATACTTATTAAATATCACAATATTGCTCATATTATTACGCTCACAAGTAACAATTTGTGGGCGTGTTAAATTGTTTGATCATTTCATCTAAAGGTTTATGTTGTTAGACATGGTATACTTTTCTTTGCTAAATGTCTTCAACACGCTTTCTCAAGTGCACACCTAGTTTTATTTTAGGCATAATGCATAAACAgaccctcaaacttggcctcaactggcaagtatgccctccaatttTGGATGTGCACAAGTAGACACATCAACTTGTATAAAGTCGTAtacgtaaacacaaatgctgacgtgacacataaattttgaaGGTGCCTAGAtcatcattttgtaagttggagtgttcaactgTCAAAGTGGAGACAAGCTGCGGTGCCTACTTGTCAGCTGAGGCCAAATTTGAGGGCTTGTTTATGTATTAGGCCTTTATTTTATGAGTCAAACATGTGGTAATTTTTCTTGATAATGGATGATAGTGAGATTTGAACCTAGAACCTTGCTCTCTGCTACATATTGAAGCTTAAAGAATTAGAAAAGGTAAATTTTGATTTACCTAACTATGCTTCGATAG
Above is a genomic segment from Lycium barbarum isolate Lr01 chromosome 12, ASM1917538v2, whole genome shotgun sequence containing:
- the LOC132622531 gene encoding cysteine-rich receptor-like protein kinase 44 isoform X2, giving the protein MTMAIQKWLLFLFLHIHLHVVVLAQLPDLRYKLCGQNGNYTENSTYKTNLNTLLSSLPSKIDKYGFYNASIGQNTDRASVIVLCRGDLELEECRSCVNSLAQKLVQLCSNQKEVFGGYDGCMLQYSNQSIVGTASFRVRYYLWNPANASKPEEFNQDLIKLLENLRDAAAKGGPLRKYASGNVTGPNSQSIYALVQCTPNLDRQTCFNCLADAYANMPNCPCKGKMGGRIIGTSCNFRYESSRFFENVALEAPPPAGRDDKTAPTGKDDKTSRTIIIIVVPTVTIVILIICLSVILMRRRKRKPVKGIQNIQGDDFSTAESLQYDFSTIEAATDNFSNANKLGQGGFGPVYKGKLPNGQEVAVKRLSADSGQGNLEFKNEVLLVARLQHRNLVRLLGFCLDGTERLLVYEFVPNASLDHFLFDSVKCKQLDWERRSKIIGGIARGILYLHEDSRLRIIHRDLKASNILLDAEMNPKISDFGMARLFTLDETQGNTSRIVGTYGYMAPEYAMHGQFSVKSDVFSFGVLVLEILSGQKNTSFRNGESVKDLLSYAWSNWRNGTAINFIDPMLRGTSGLVRDIMRYIHIALLCVQENVADRPTMAAVVLMISSLSMSLPVPSGPAYYRHSNTSAEMSLIQEYNTRMTDSSELAKSKSIGSSQNEASISELYPR
- the LOC132622531 gene encoding cysteine-rich receptor-like protein kinase 44 isoform X1, yielding MTMAIQKWLLFLFLHIHLHVVVLAQLPDLRYKLCGQNGNYTENSTYKTNLNTLLSSLPSKIDKYGFYNASIGQNTDRASVIVLCRGDLELEECRSCVNSLAQKLVQLCSNQKEVFGGYDGCMLQYSNQSIVGTASFRVRYYLWNPANASKPEEFNQDLIKLLENLRDAAAKGGPLRKYASGNVTGPNSQSIYALVQCTPNLDRQTCFNCLADAYANMPNCPCKGKMGGRIIGTSCNFRYESSRFFENVALEAPPPAGNDNKTVPTGRDDKTAPTGKDDKTSRTIIIIVVPTVTIVILIICLSVILMRRRKRKPVKGIQNIQGDDFSTAESLQYDFSTIEAATDNFSNANKLGQGGFGPVYKGKLPNGQEVAVKRLSADSGQGNLEFKNEVLLVARLQHRNLVRLLGFCLDGTERLLVYEFVPNASLDHFLFDSVKCKQLDWERRSKIIGGIARGILYLHEDSRLRIIHRDLKASNILLDAEMNPKISDFGMARLFTLDETQGNTSRIVGTYGYMAPEYAMHGQFSVKSDVFSFGVLVLEILSGQKNTSFRNGESVKDLLSYAWSNWRNGTAINFIDPMLRGTSGLVRDIMRYIHIALLCVQENVADRPTMAAVVLMISSLSMSLPVPSGPAYYRHSNTSAEMSLIQEYNTRMTDSSELAKSKSIGSSQNEASISELYPR
- the LOC132622531 gene encoding cysteine-rich receptor-like protein kinase 10 isoform X3 translates to MTMAIQKWLLFLFLHIHLHVVVLAQLPDLRYKLCGQNGNYTENSTYKTNLNTLLSSLPSKIDKYGFYNASIGQNTDRASVIVLCRGDLELEECRSCVNSLAQKLVQLCSNQKEVFGGYDGCMLQYSNQSIVGTASFRVRYYLWNPANASKPEEFNQDLIKLLENLRDAAAKGGPLRKYASGNVTGPNSQSIYALVQCTPNLDRQTCFNCLADAYANMPNCPCKGKMGGRIIGTSCNFRYESSRFFENVALEAPPPADIQGDDFSTAESLQYDFSTIEAATDNFSNANKLGQGGFGPVYKGKLPNGQEVAVKRLSADSGQGNLEFKNEVLLVARLQHRNLVRLLGFCLDGTERLLVYEFVPNASLDHFLFDSVKCKQLDWERRSKIIGGIARGILYLHEDSRLRIIHRDLKASNILLDAEMNPKISDFGMARLFTLDETQGNTSRIVGTYGYMAPEYAMHGQFSVKSDVFSFGVLVLEILSGQKNTSFRNGESVKDLLSYAWSNWRNGTAINFIDPMLRGTSGLVRDIMRYIHIALLCVQENVADRPTMAAVVLMISSLSMSLPVPSGPAYYRHSNTSAEMSLIQEYNTRMTDSSELAKSKSIGSSQNEASISELYPR